The stretch of DNA CTCTTAATGAACTCTGTAGGTGTCTGGCAGGAAGAGACACAGCCCCTGATATCCAATTCAATCATGTCTGTGGGCAAAAAATGAGGCATCTGCGGTGGCGTCCCCTCTGACCCTCCTGGGGTTGACTGTCCTAACTCTCTCCTCTGATGCGCTGGGCCCCCTGTTTCCCTGCTGAAATTCCCATCCTGTCCCACCAAGCACCACCACCTCCCAACACAGGTGGCTGCTGGAGCTAGCCTGTCTCTGTACTGATAAGGACACGGAGGAAGGCTGGTACAGGGCAGGGCTCTGCCCCAGGGGACACTGCCATTGGCCCCTGGCTTCTCTGAGGAACCCCCTCCACCAATCCTCCCACTCTGGATGCTGGGGACTCACCTGCTTCCACGATCATGCTCAGGTTGCCCGTGTAGCAGACAGTGGAATTTGAGTCGCATTCGCTTGTCGGGCAATGGTTGGGAACGCTAAATTTGCCGAGGGTCCCACAGGAGTAGCAGCGCAGTCTCTGAGCTGGGGTCAGGCAGGGACACAGGCCCAAGCTCAGAGAGCCCAAGGCCGGCTGCAGACTCCCACACAGCAGGACAGAGCTGTGTGGGAGCGTCCCTCTGGGTGACCACCTCCACGCCCTCTGTAGGAACTGGGGCCCCTTCCCACCCTCTCAGCTCCCAGAAGGCAGACCCCTCCATGCTCACAACCACAGCCTCTCGCAGGGCATTGCCACCCATGCCCTGCGGGCCAGGTCCCTGTGCCCTGGCACTCACCAAGCTCTGCACACAGCACGAGGACCAGAAGGACGAGAAGGGGGCCTTTCATGACTCCTGGAGACGACACAGGCCCGTGGGCCCATCGGGGTGCCTCCGTTTCAGGCTCTTGCCTCCCCTCCCCAAGACTAGCCCTCCCTGCCTGGCCCcccagcccacctccctcccacgtCTACTCACCAGTGGCTTCAGACTCCTTCTGGCGAGCCAGCATCTGGTGCCCCTCCTGTTATAACCCCCAGAACCCGCGAGCCCCACCCATAGGAACGCGGGGTGGGGCTCACCTGTCTCTGCCCTCATCCACCTGTCAGACTGCACCCAGGCCCAGACCAGCAGGAGGGGTGTCCTGTGGGCAGATGTCCAGCCTCTCTCCACCTTACCAGTGCTTGTTTTGGGGGGATCTTAGGAGGAGGGAAACCGGGCAGCTCCCCAATCCTCAGAGCTGCAAAACTGAGACCTCTCAGAACTGTCCATCTCCCGGCCCCTTCTTCCTCTGGGGCCCgagcccccaggccccaggctgccCGCTGTCCTCTGTGCATTCCCCACATGGTTGCGGGGAGCCCCCCCTGGGTATCCTTGTCCTCAGGTTCCCTGAGCACTTGCTGTCTTCCCAGTGAGCCCCCTCATGGCAGCTCTGCTGTCAGAAAGCCCACTGTTGTGCTCACTTGATGAGGGACATGGACCAGGAGGATCCTGCCCTTCTGTGGGATGAAGAGGATGCTGCTGAGGGCTGCTCCAGGCACACGTGGGAGGCAGTGTTTGTCCACCCATCTCCTGAGTTAGCTGTGCCCTCTCAGGCTCCACCTCCAGAGATCTCTGTGGTGGGCCGAGCCTGCCTGTCCATCCTGGTGCTGTCTGAGACAGAAAGGTTCCCCACGATACAGGTAGAGAGAGGCAGGACCTGAGGGCAGAGCCTTTCCAGGGCTCAGGGGTTACTTTGTTCCAAGTCTAGGGGCTGACCTGGTCATCCAGTTTCAGCTGGTTTTGAGTGTGAGTTCAGATTAGGACAGGAAGATGCCAGTCGAGTGCTGGAGCAAGAACTCAAAATGCAGGAAGCTTTCCCTTTCAGCTCTGTCGTGACCCTACTGGAGACACTGGATGAGTTTGAGGTGTGCAGGTTGGTTTAACTTACACGCATCGTGCAATGATGCACCAGACATTTCGTGACATTCAGTCACACAGGTAACAAAT from Ovis aries strain OAR_USU_Benz2616 breed Rambouillet chromosome 9, ARS-UI_Ramb_v3.0, whole genome shotgun sequence encodes:
- the LOC101116324 gene encoding lymphocyte antigen 6I-like; this translates as MLARQKESEATGVMKGPLLVLLVLVLCAELAQRLRCYSCGTLGKFSVPNHCPTSECDSNSTVCYTGNLSMIVEADMIELDIRGCVSSCQTPTEFIKRLIATSKAKFEEWNVICCEKDLCNGWSEQGPTPVP